Sequence from the Psilocybe cubensis strain MGC-MH-2018 chromosome 10, whole genome shotgun sequence genome:
TCTCTTTCCTTATTGAGTGGCGAACTTTACCAGAACTACGTTGATCGTGGTCGGAATGGCGCATATAATGATGTTGGCTCGTATGCTCAGATTCACAGCATCTTCTTCGAGACATTTAAAGCGCTCGACGAAGAGGTCACTGAAGCTTCGGAAGCCCAAGCTTCTGGCAGAAACGATGGTGGAGATCAGCATTGGTCCACGATACCTTTGCTGGTGAAGGCTTATAGCAATACCGTGGCACAAGGATCTGCGGTGGGCGAACCAGAGCGTAAGCGTCCTCGATCCAACGAAGACCATGTCGATGCGAGGGAGGTCGAGAGCGAAGGTAGGACCAAAGCTAAGCAACCTAGAAAGAAgtgagagagagatagatAGTAGCTTTAGTATTGTGACTTGCTTGGATATATTTCATGTAACAACAAATTCTTCATGTCATATCTCATTAGTTTGAACATTGTAGTTTTATTCGTGATCCGGTATGCAATAAATATTAAAGTGAGTGGAGTGCAGGTAATTATACAGTAGTACATGTACAAAGATATTGCTACGTCACAAAATTAGCAGATATATATATCATAAAATGTTCAAAAGCAAGTCAGCCCACTGATACAACGCGTTGCAATTCGACTCCAGCCAGCCTCATTGACATGGTCCCGACACTCCAGATCACAGGTCCAAGTCAGGGAGTTCATCCGGCAGATCAATGCCCATGGCGTCGACAATAAACTCCCTTAGTgcctcctccatctcctcctttgtcatctttttcttcttgttgtcgtcCTGCGGCAGCGCACCACGACGCAGCCGAGCGTGCATCCGAGCGGGAAGTGTGCGCAGCCAGAACCCGACCAATGCCTTCCAAATGGCGAAGTCCATGCTGAACATGCTGAGCTGGAAACGTGTGTGGTTGTACCACTCCCGCGTGCGCTCGGAGAATGTGAGGTGAGTGTTTCGAGTGGGCTCCTTCGAAGCCCAGTAGCCTGTAATTTTGACGCCGTTGACGGGACTGCCGAATGACGCGTTGTTCCCtacaaaaggaaaagaaacatGATGAGCACACCAAAGCCAACCAAAATTGAAGACATAAAGTAAAGAGAGATCAGATAAGTGGTAGGGTGTATGTACCTTGCATTATCCGCATATTTCTGTTCAGAAACAGAATGACTTTGGGCATCCGATCCGTGTCCGCCAAAAATTCCTTCAGCCtctgcttcatcttcagACTGAGCTCGTACTCTGACATCcgttctctctttttctcgttATCTCTATCCTCGTTTTCTCCGTCTTTTCTCGTTTTCTCTGCCCCTGAATCAGTCTTCTTGACCTCTCTCCCCTTCCTCAAAATCGTCGGCCGCATCATCACAAAGCTCGCCACCAAATCAGGTAACGGGCCGAACCCCCATCGCTCCGCAACACTCTTCACTCCACTAAAATCACCCACCAGCATCGCCCGCCACAGCTCCGCCCACTCCCTCTTGAATTCTTCAGGAAGCTGCACACACAGCCCATGGTCGAGCAGAACGACTTGCGGCTGGGTGCGGTTTGTAGGAGAGGGGCGTATGAGGATGTTGCCCGGGTGGGGATCGCAGTGCACCTGTCCAAACTTGAACATCTGGGCGGAGAACAGCTCAGTGAGGGTTTCGATGAGAGATTTGACGCCGCCTTTGAGGGGGTGCGCTGGGTAGTGGAACGACGATACTGTCGAGGGGGTTAAAAAATCGGAGCTTTCGACTGCTGTGATATGGGTGTGTGTGGTCCCCTCCGGTACATGCTGTGCTTTCTTCGGCAGAGCTTCGCCCATGAGGCGATATACACCTTCCCTATCTGATAGACGCACCCCGTCAATCCACTCAGCCACCATGACCTTCTTTGTCGTGTATTCTTCGTAGATTTTAGGGATGTATACTTTATCCCGCAGGAGCGGTTCTTTTGCGATATAATCAGCTGTCTGCTGCGCGTTTCGTGCTTCATTTACAAAGTCCAGTTCTTGCCTTAGATGGTCTGCAATAAAATCTACAACATCGTGAAATGAAATAGGCACATTAACACAAGTAATATCAAGATATAAACGTAGAATACTCACCAACGACGAAATATACGGGCAGATCAAACGCCCAATGCTCAAACATCCACATAACAGAGCGGAACGCAGCAATGTCCCACTCCATTTGCTTTGCCACGTCAGGCTTCTGTACCTTTACTGCAACCCACTTTCCCTCGTCTACTACACGTCCACTCTCGTCGCGCGTGGGCCAGAGTTTCGCCTTGTGCACTTGCGCGATGCTTGCGCTGGCCACagccttttcttcaaatacCTCAAATACACCGTTGGGCCCGCTCGGAGGCTGCCCCAACTCATTTACAAATACACGGTGGATGGTTGAGTAGGGAACCTGCGGTGCGTCGTCGAACAGGCTGGCGAACTGCTTCTGGATCGGCTCTGGGAGCGCCGCTGCGTTCGCAGCTATCGCTTGCCTTCCACTGACCTCAGAAAAGCGAAACAGTGTGGAGATGCTAAGGCACGCACCCAAATTTGATGTACAACCCTCCGTTGGTCGAAAGCAGGTCGAACACCCGCTGCCCGACGCGTTCGTGCAACTCCGGTATCTGCTCGCTCTTGCCCGGCGTGAAATTGGACTTGTAATCCCAGGTAATCAAGGCGCTCTATTGGAAACAAAGAAGCATTGTAGAGCGTGTGTGAGGATGATTAGTAAATACCCACTGTTGTAAATGTCCTCAGTGTCCGCGTTAAAGAAGACGCGTTATAGACCCTGTCCACCGTGTATATCGTCGCTGCTCCCGCTGCAAAATACCCCATCCTCCGAGTATATTTCCATAGCCACGACGGTGTCTGATGATGTTCTGGGGTCAACTTGGGTGGAGATACACCTGCCGATGGGTGAGATTTAGATATATGTGTAAAGGAAAGTTGTCTTTTAGATAGCAGCGCGATGGAGTCCAGACGTAATTGACGCTGTGTTGTCCAGGCCAGATTTCCTATACGAAGCATGATCCTGGTCGTCATCGTCCACTGAACTTTCTGACGACAGAGGTGAGGGGTAGACAGCTGCCCGTAGTAGAGAGATATATGGTTTGGACATGATGGATATTGGTGGTGGGATGTCGGCAATGGTTGCGTTCACTTTGCGGCTCGATTCAGACGAGTCAGGCCGGCGATACGCGGCATTTCAGGCCCTCAACGCAACGTGATCTCATTAGGTCATCAACATGGTCTGGAACATTGCCAAGCCGCATTGCCCAGGCATTTTGCCTCACACATTCTCGCATAACGACTCACATGGAACAGCGAACGTCCTTGCAACACTCTTCCTCCAACTGCCTCCAACTCTACACTTCTCCTTTGGATACTCAATTTTAGTGTATGATGGGGTCGTCGAAAACCATTTTTCATAAGGTTTGCCTTGCAGTGACACTCAATTCGTTGTAGAATGATCTTTAGAGTGATTCAGGTATTCGGGAAACTCGTGCAATGGGCAAATGAAACTTCTGCGATTTTATAAAGGACTTTGAATAAGAGGTATGCGTATTCTGCAAGATAGCAAATCAAGCATTAATCATAATTGTTTTACTTCTATGATGACGAATATATTAGAACACCGTACTACGAGTTGCCAACGCTAGCAATCAAGTTATGAGCAAGCACAGTGCGGGTGCACTCACATACTCGCAATAAACACTCGCTGCTGAGGATAAGTGCTTTTTTGTGACCAAGCCGCCATGATCACCGTTGGGGCAGGGCAAATTTCTGTCGGCCAGTGAGAACATATTACTGCAGCCTTCTTGCGAAATCCGGAAGTCGGATATCTGACTTAGAACGGTATTTACTTCGTTCCTTGAGGTACTAATTCTCCCAACGAAGCCGATGACAGTAATGAGTATCGATTTCCTTTTGAAGTACCAACCTCAAAAGATAAAACAGTACGCTTTCAGTACTGTTTGGTTTGAAGACAGTATTCTTAAAATACGGAGATATAGATATCAAGATATATTTGTAATGCTGTTGTATTCTGTATTCTGGGGTAACGCGGATTGGCCTAATCACCTCTGTAAATCGCCCTATTCCCCGTTTGAGTGTATACATTTCAACATAGTACTTAGGTAGTATGTAGACCAGCAATTTAAATATTCTCCTGCCAGACGGCTGGTTAGATATTTTCGAGCACATTGGATAGGACAGTCGCTGCCGTCGGCCTTCAAATTTAATTTTCCACACGATCCGCGCTGTTGCTTGTGGATGCAGTATCCGGACTCCTCTTCCACACTGTTTTTGAAGGCTGCTCTCACCAATTATTCACCAAATCTCTTAAACATACAACG
This genomic interval carries:
- a CDS encoding ABC1 family protein C10F6.14c; the encoded protein is MSKPYISLLRAAVYPSPLSSESSVDDDDQDHASYRKSGLDNTACISTQVDPRTSSDTVVAMEIYSEDGSALITWDYKSNFTPGKSEQIPELHERVGQRVFDLLSTNGGLYIKFGGRQAIAANAAALPEPIQKQFASLFDDAPQVPYSTIHRVFVNELGQPPSGPNGVFEVFEEKAVASASIAQVHKAKLWPTRDESGRVVDEGKWVAVKVQKPDVAKQMEWDIAAFRSVMWMFEHWAFDLPVYFVVDFIADHLRQELDFVNEARNAQQTADYIAKEPLLRDKVYIPKIYEEYTTKKVMVAEWIDGVRLSDREGVYRLMGEALPKKAQHVPEGTTHTHITAVESSDFLTPSTVSSFHYPAHPLKGGVKSLIETLTELFSAQMFKFGQVHCDPHPGNILIRPSPTNRTQPQVVLLDHGLCVQLPEEFKREWAELWRAMLVGDFSGVKSVAERWGFGPLPDLVASFVMMRPTILRKGREVKKTDSGAEKTRKDGENEDRDNEKKRERMSEYELSLKMKQRLKEFLADTDRMPKVILFLNRNMRIMQGNNASFGSPVNGVKITGYWASKEPTRNTHLTFSERTREWYNHTRFQLSMFSMDFAIWKALVGFWLRTLPARMHARLRRGALPQDDNKKKKMTKEEMEEALREFIVDAMGIDLPDELPDLDL